Proteins from a genomic interval of Quercus lobata isolate SW786 chromosome 11, ValleyOak3.0 Primary Assembly, whole genome shotgun sequence:
- the LOC115968813 gene encoding uncharacterized protein LOC115968813 — translation MERLLYSSSPTPFKLILKPCPFVPRLARVDSARLAFSPLTRAESRRVGSFSCKNENPSPFSACSSSPLDNLHALPSSPVGSPNGPVPKPNLLKQIAVGASEKRKAITAGTCMALSALIMILLQPVFAPAAFATFQSAAKAGGPAAAAVGQRLIQTELLSSAWTGFFAGCLHTLSGPDHLAALAPLSIGRTRMESAAVGALWGCGHDAGQVIFGLLFLLLKDQLHIEVLRIWGTRVVGITLLVIGAMGIREASEVPTPCVALENGECDVNVYEALDNPAVGKKKVGFATFATGIIHGLQPDALMMVLPALALPSRLAGALFLVMFLVGTVVAMGSYTVFIGSCSQALKDRIPRITEKLTWAASLVAIVLGFAIIISQFFGYSLY, via the exons ATGGAAAGGCTTCTATACTCTTCATCTCCAACCCCTTTCAAGCTGATCTTAAAACCCTGCCCATTTGTCCCTCGACTCGCTCGAGTTGACTCGGCAAGACTCGCCTTTTCACCACTAACTCGGGCCGAGTCGAGGCGAGTTGGCTCGTTCTCTTGCAAAAACGAAAACCCATCTCCCTTTTCTGCTTGTTCATCGTCTCCATTGGATAATTTACATGCTCTGCCTTCTTCTCCGGTCGGGTCGCCAAATGGGCCGGTGCCAAAACCCAATTTGCTTAAACAGATCGCAGTTGGGGCATCTGAGAAACGAAAG GCAATCACTGCTGGTACGTGTATGGCACTCTCTGCTCTCATTATGATCTTACTCCAGCCAGTTTTTGCGCCAGCAGCTTTTGCAACCTTCCAAAGCGCAGCTAAGGCAGGGGGTCCTGCAGCTGCTGCAGTTGGGCAAAGACTGATCCAGACTGAATTACTAAGTAGTGCTTGGACCGGCTTCTTTGCTGGTTGCTTACACACACTATCAGGACCTGACCACCTTGCTGCTTTAGCTCCACTCTCTATTGGTCGTACCCGAATGGAAAGTGCTGCTGTTGGAGCCCTTTGGGGGTGTGGCCATGATGCTGGTCAGGTTATTTTTGGCTTACTATTTCTACTGCTAAAGGATCAGCTCCACATTGAAGTTCTCCGAATTTGGGGCACAAGAGTTGTGGGCATTACCTTACTTGTTATTGGTGCTATGGGCATTAGGGAGGCTTCAGAAGTCCCTACTCCATGTGTTGCCTTAGAAAATGGTGAGTGTGATGTTAATGTTTATGAAGCTCTCGACAACCCAGCAGTTGGGAAGAAGAAAGTCGGTTTTGCAACTTTTGCCACAGGGATCATCCATGGGCTCCAACCAGATGCATTGATGATGGTCTTGCCAGCTCTTGCTTTGCCTTCCCGCTTAGCTGGAGCTCTATTTCTAGTTATGTTCTTGGTTGGTACTGTGGTTGCAATGGGAAGCTATACAGTCTTTATTGGCTCATGTAGTCAAGCATTAAAGGATAGGATACCAAGAATAACTGAAAAACTCACATGGGCTGCTTCCCTTGTCGCAATTGTTCTTGGATTTGCCATTATCATTAGCCAGTTTTTCGGGTATAGCCTATACTAA
- the LOC115969264 gene encoding CDP-diacylglycerol--inositol 3-phosphatidyltransferase 1-like: MAKRTGTRPGKLSVYLYIPNIIGYLRVIMNIIAFARCYNNKWLFSVLYFLSFVLDGVDGWCARKFNQVSTFGSVLDMVTDRISTGSLLVILSQVYRPGFIFLSLLALDIGSHWLQMYSTFLSGKVSHKDVKDSSNWLFKAYYGNRMFMAYCCVAVEVLYIVLFLLAENQTESLMDVLTRTAKQSLLISSILALSVLGCTIKQTVNVIQMKTAADLCVLYDIDKKQKP; this comes from the exons ATGGCCAAGAGAACTGGAACCAGACCTGGGAAACTGTCTGTGTACCTCTACATTCCCAATATCATTG GATATCTAAGGGTCATTATGAACATCATTGCCTTTGCTCGGTGCTACAACAACAAATGGCTTTTTTCTGTTCTATACTTTCTCAG CTTTGTATTGGATGGTGTCGATGGTTGGTGTGCTCGCAAATTCAATCAAG TTTCAACATTTGGATCTGTTTTGGACATGGTAACAGACAG GATTAGCACAGGTTCCCTGTTAGTAATTCTTTCCCAAGTATACAG GCCTGGCTTCATCTTCTTGTCACTGCTTGCCTTAGATATTGGTAGCCACTGGCTGCAAATGTACAG TACTTTCTTGTCAGGCAAGGTTAGTCATAAAGATGTAAAAGACAGTTCTAATTGGCTTTTCAAGGCATACTATGGAAACAGGATGTTTATGGCATATTGTTGTGTGGCAGTTGAG GTTCTGTACATAGTGTTGTTCCTTCTTGCAGAAAACCAAACTGAAAGTTTGATGGAT gtCTTGACGAGGACTGCAAAGCAGAGTTTACTTATTTCTTCTATACTTGCTCTTAGTGTACTTGGATGCACAATCAAGCAAACTGTTAATGTTATCCAG ATGAAGACCGCAGCAGATTTGTGTGTGCTTTATGACATCGACAAAAAGCAGAAGCCCTGA
- the LOC115968647 gene encoding probable BOI-related E3 ubiquitin-protein ligase 2, with product MAIQAQLYSENHGFPMFGSHDLIMDNGCGVGLGGFNHFSFDLQQKQQLQQQHQQLQRLQQIQNQQQRNQQNLFLDNGSFIASTLKNNPITTTTNNNNSHLPMLHSQSITSQFEKQRQEIDQYLRLQNERLRLVLQEQRKQQLAVVLKRIESKTLFLLGQKDEQIAQAANRTMELENFLRRLEAENQEWQKAAQDNEAMVVYLNNALEQVKERTPFGFFNNDAEDAESCCDVNMEKDEELLQEVVQDETEENRGVLEVFELEKQRKLMMMTVCKGCNSRSSCMLFLPCRHLCSCEVCEPLLDCCPVCTKAKKASIEALIF from the exons atGGCTATTCAAGCGCAGTTGTATTCAGAGAATCATGGGTTTCCAATGTTTGGGTCACATGATTTGATCATGGATAATGGTTGTGGCGTTGGTCTTGGTGGTTTCAATCACTTCAGTTTTGATCTCCAACAGAAACAACAACTGCAGCAGCAACACCAACAACTGCAACGCTTGCAACAGATACAAAACCAACAGCAAAGGAATCAACAAAACCTGTTTCTTGACAACGGTAGTTTTATTGCTTCTACTTTGAAAAACAAtcccatcaccaccaccaccaacaacaacaatagtCATCTACCAATGCTGCATTCTCAAAGCATAACTTCTCAGTTTGAGAAGCAAAGGCAGGAGATTGATCAATATCTCAGATTACAG AATGAGAGATTGAGATTAGTATTGCAAGAGCAGAGGAAGCAACAATTAGCAGTGGTGCTAAAGAGAATTGAATCGAAAACGTTATTTTTACTGGGACAGAAGGACGAGCAAATAGCACAAGCGGCTAATAGAACAATGGAGCTTGAAAATTTCTTGAGAAGATTGGAGGCAGAGAACCAAGAGTGGCAGAAAGCGGCACAAGACAACGAAGCCATGGTTGTGTACTTGAATAACGCATTAGAGCAAGTTAAAGAAAGAACCCCTTTCGGCTTCTTCAACAATGATGCAGAGGACGCGGAGTCTTGCTGTGATGTAAATATGGAGAAAGACGAAGAATTATTACAAGAAGTAGTACAAGATGAAACAGAGGAAAACAGAGGAGTGCTAGAAGTGTTTGAGCTTGAGAAGCAGAGAaagttgatgatgatgacggTGTGTAAAGGCTGTAATTCTCGAAGCTCGTGCATGTTGTTCCTTCCTTGCAGGCACCTTTGTTCATGCGAAGTTTGTGAGCCTCTGCTTGATTGTTGTCCTGTCTGTACAAAGGCAAAGAAGGCTAGCATAGAGGCTTTGATTTTCTAG
- the LOC115968603 gene encoding glycerate dehydrogenase, with protein MAKPLSIEVWNPNGKYRVISTKPMPGTRWINLLIEQDCRVEICTQKKTILSVEDIIALIGDKCDGVIGQLTEDWGEALFSALRRAGGTAFSNMAVGYNNVDVNAANKYGVAVGNTPGVLTETTAELAASLSLSAARRIVEADEFMRAGLYDGWLPHLFVGNLLKGQTVGVIGAGRIGSAYARMMVEGFKMNLIYYDLYQSTRLEKFVSAYAEFLKSTGEKPVTWKRAASMDEVLQEADVISLHPVLDKTTFHLINKETLSRMKKEAILVNCSRGPVIDEVALVEHLKENPMFRVGLDVFEDEPYMKPGLADMKNAIVVPHIASASKWTREGMATLAALNVLGKIKGYPVWSDPNRVEPFLNENVRPPAASPSIVNAKVLGLPVSKL; from the exons ATGGCCAAGCCACTTTCAATTGAGGTGTGGAACCCAAATGGAAAATACAGAGTTATCAGCACCAAACCCATGCCTGGAACTCGCTGGATCAATCTCTTAATTGAACAAGATTGTCGGGTCGAA ATATgcacacaaaagaaaacaatattgtCAGTGGAAGATATCATTGCTTTGATTGGTGATAAGTGTGATGGAGTGATTGGACAG TTGACAGAAGACTGGGGGGAGGCACTGTTTTCAGCATTGAGAAGAGCAGGAGGCACAGCTTTCAGTAACATGGCAGTTGGTTATAACAATGTTGATGTCAATGCTGCTAACAAGTATGGTGTTGCTGTTGGAAACACCCCT GGAGTACTTACAGAGACAACAGCAGAGCTGGCAGCTTCACTTTCTTTGTCAGCTGCTAGAAGAATAGTTGAAGCTGATGAGTTCATGAGAGCAGGCTTATATGACGGATGGCTTCCTCATCT GTTTGTGGGAAACTTGCTTAAAGGACAGACTGTTGGGGTGATTGGAGCTGGTCGTATTGGATCTGCTTATGCTAGAATGATG GTTGAAGGATTCAAGATGAACCTGATTTACTATGATCTTTACCAGTCCACACGCTTAGAAAAGTTTGTTTCAG CTTATGCTGAGTTCCTAAAATCCACTGGTGAAAAACCTGTGACTTGGAAAAGGGCAGCCAGCATGGATGAGGTGCTTCAAGAGGCAGATGTG ATAAGTCTTCACCCAGTTTTAGACAAAACCACTTTTCATCTGATCAACAAAGAAACACTTTCAAGGATGAAGAAG GAAGCAATACTTGTGAACTGCAGTAGGGGGCCTGTCATTGATGAAGTAGCTCTTGTGGAACATTTGAAAGAGAATCCTATGTTTCGAGTTGGTCTTGATGTGTTTGAG GATGAGCCCTACATGAAACCTGGGCTTGCTGACATGAAGAATGCTATTGTGGTACCTCACATTGCTTCTGCTTCTAAG TGGACTCGTGAGGGAATGGCAACACTGGCAGCTCTGAATGTACTG GGAAAGATTAAGGGATATCCAGTTTGGTCTGATCCAAATAGAGTAGAACCATTCCTAAACGAGAATGTTCGACCACCAGCTGCATCTCCAAGCATTGTCAATGCTAAAGTCTTAG GTTTGCCTGTTTCGAAGCTATAA